A DNA window from Coffea arabica cultivar ET-39 chromosome 6c, Coffea Arabica ET-39 HiFi, whole genome shotgun sequence contains the following coding sequences:
- the LOC113692788 gene encoding rhomboid-like protein 20 isoform X2, translated as MDELIIWCQYMPQRTDIFKKFQIWKLILSIFGFASTPELIFGTYLLYYFRIFERQIGSNKYSVFILFSAIVSLVLEVLAMKIVKDSSLKTLTSGPYGLIFASFVPFYLDIPVSTRYRVFSLHFSDKTFIYVAGLQLLFSSWKRSLLPGICGILAGSLYRLNILRIRSMKFPEFIASFFSRLSWPSSGNIPPAAPARNTVGNMPSYAGRQVEGNYPAPVRSTVDPPEDSISTLVSMGFDRNSARQALIRARNDVNAATNILLESQAR; from the exons ATGGATGAACTGATAATCTGGTGCCAGTATATGCCACAGAGAACA GAtatattcaaaaaatttcaaatttggaaGCTGATACTGTCCATTTTTGGTTTTGCGTCTACACCAGAACTCATCTTTGGAACATATCTGCTTTATTACTTTCGTATATTTGAGAGGCAAATCGGCTCTAATAAGTACTCT GTGTTTATCTTGTTCTCTGCAATCGTCTCTTTAGTGCTTGAGGTccttgcaatgaaaattgttaAAG ATTCTTCCTTGAAGACTCTCACATCGGGTCCCTATGGTCTTATATTTGCTTCCTTTGTTCCTTTCTATCTTGACATACCAGTCTCGACTCGTTACCGTGTATTTAGCCTTCACTTCTCCGACAAGACATTTATATATGTAGCTGGTCTTCAG CTTCTTTTCTCATCATGGAAAAGATCTCTGTTGCCGGGGATCTGTGGCATTCTTGCTGGTTCCTTGTATCGTTTGAATATTCTCCGCATACGCAGTATGAAG TTTCCAGAATTTATcgcttctttcttctctcgacTTTCATGGCCATCTTCGGGGAATATACCACCTGCTGCACCAGCTAGGAATACTGTGGGAAATATGCCGTCCTATGCAGGTCGCCAAGTGGAG GGAAACTATCCTGCTCCTGTCCGTTCCACTGTGGACCCCCCAGAGGATTCTATTTCTACCCTTGTTTCAATGGGTTTTGACAGAAACTCTGCAAGGCAAGCTCTCATCCGCGCTAGAAATGATGTTAATGCAGCTACCAACATCCTTCTTGAGTCGCAAGCGCGCTGA
- the LOC113693761 gene encoding F-box protein At2g32560 isoform X1, which translates to MLLFLISCFSVILVSKSFFRPFGTWKRDMRMQAIPWFLGEVSRFLISWSARSKAARGFLHFLTSSLKKNGNGKAENVMVEGLEGEEYTLLDLPDLALECILERLSPFQLCSMAAVCTSLSERCSSDHLWEKHMKQKWGRLVGNAAYQQWQCYIASRNRAKLQESKRGKGLLGYFSIFSDKMWNRSRENEIVTEQRNSLPVDSVKAWYLAIETGKFRFPAQVYNREFPDYQFWLDSVKAWYLAIETGKFRFPAQVYNRENGQVGFMLSCYDAELSYDSSTDTFIARYSAPGRRPTIEDNIKWNRIRAPAVDIPAHVLHVSDCLHDLKPGDHIEVQWRRNRDFPYGWWYGVVGHLESCTGQESHCQCHLNDSVVLEFKQYAPSSRWRQTIVNRRDHREVGNGADGFYGGIRKLCNENEISTWKSLWPTSTLE; encoded by the exons ATGTTgcttttcttgatttcttgcttctCTGTTATCCTAGTTTCCAAGTCATTTTTTAGGCCATTTGGGACTTGGAAGAGGGACATGAGAATGCAGGCGATTCCTTGGTTTTTGGGGGAAGTGTCGAGATTTTTGATATCTTGGTCTGCAAGAAGTAAGGCTGCCAGaggtttcttgcattttctgaCATCATCACTGAAGAAGAACGGTAATGGAAAAGCAGAGAATGTGATGGTGGAGGGCCTGGAGGGAGAGGAATATACTTTACTGGATTTGCCAGATTTGGCTTTGGAATGCATTCTTGAGAGGCTTTCTCCATTTCAGCTCTGTAGTATGGCTGCAGTTTGCACGTCTTTGAGTGAGAGGTGCAGCAGTGATCATTTATGGGAGAAACACATGAAGCAGAAATGGGGTAGATTGGTTGGTAATGCAGCGTATCAACAATGGCAATGCTACATTGCTTCAAGAAACAGAGCTAAGCTACAGGAGAGTAAAAGGGGAAAAGGATTACTTGGGTACTTTTCAATCTTCTCTGATAAGATGTGGAATAGATCAAGAGAAAATGAGATTGTTACTGAGCAGAGAAATTCCTTACCTGTAGATTCTGTAAAGGCTTGGTATCTTGCTATTGAAACCGGGAAATTCCGGTTTCCAGCCCAGGTTTATAACCGCGAG TTTCCAGACTACCAATTTTGGTTGGATTCTGTAAAGGCTTGGTATCTTGCTATTGAAACCGGGAAATTCCGGTTTCCAGCCCAGGTTTATAACCGCGAG AATGGCCAAGTTGGGTTTATGCTCTCTTGTTATGATGCTGAGTTGAGCTATGATTCAAGCACAGACACCTTTATTGCAAG GTACTCAGCACCTGGGCGAAGGCCGACAATAGAGGACAACATAAAGTGGAATAGGATAAGGGCACCAGCAGTTGATATCCCTGCACATGTCCTTCATGTCTCAGATTGTCTGCATGATCTGAAACCTGGTGATCACATAGAGGTTCAGTGGAGAAGGAACAGAGATTTCCCATATG GTTGGTGGTATGGAGTTGTTGGACACTTGGAGTCATGCACAGGCCAGGAATCGCATTGCCAGTGTCATCTAAATG ACAGTGTAGTGCTGGAGTTCAAGCAGTATGCCCCTAGCTCGCGATGGAGACAAACAATCGTAAACAGGAGGGATCACCGAGAAGTAGGCAATGGAGCAGATGGCTTTTATGGAGGAATCAGAAAGCTATGCAATGAAAATGAGATTTCAACATGGAAAAGCCTTTGGCCAACCAGTACCTTAGAATAG
- the LOC113692786 gene encoding uncharacterized protein isoform X1, translated as MPYLVRENLFIGNIGDAADVLQHDIGEITHILSVLSSASISFFSEWRREILIPTEEIRKVYVGGSGTEDDSGDGSKSSLAPEKVLYSLEKAGKDLKFVRMAVPFRDTESEDLLDYLDVCLDFIDRSRKEGSVLVHCFAGVSRSAAIITAYLMRTEQLSQEDALESLRQSCEFVCPNDGFLDQLKMFEEMGFRVDYASPIYKRFRLKVLGIVIGDSYNRGERIDSSKFGTDPDLSAAKISSEVETKAKIDAIRSPLYRCKKCRRVVALQENVVNHLPGEGETSFEWNKRRSGNPFNKPEDNECSSIFVEPLGWMTTVEEGALEGKLLCAKCEARLGYFNWSGIQCSCGSWITPAFQIHKSRVDISSV; from the exons ATGCCATACCTGGTGCGGGAGAATCTGTTTATTGGCAATATTGGGGATGCTGCAGATGTTCTCCAGCATGATATTGGTGAAATTACACATATATTATCAGTTCTCAGCTCCgcatcaatttcatttttctcagaATGGCGAAGGGAGATTCTGATCCCTACAGAAGAGATTCGTAAGGTGTATGTTGGGGGTTCAGGAACAGAGGATGATTCAGGTGATGGGTCCAAGAGTTCTCTGGCTCCAGAAAAGGTGCTGTATTCCTTAGAGAAAGCAGGGAAGGATTTGAAGTTTGTAAGGATGGCTGTACCATTCAGAGATACGGAGAGTGAGGATCTATTGGATTACTTGGATGTTTGTTTAGATTTTATTGACCGAAGTAGAAAAGAAGGGTCTGTATTGGTTCACTGCTTTGCTGGTGTATCAAGAAG TGCAGCTATTATTACAGCATATCTGATGAGGACTGAACAGCTATCCCAAGAAG ATGCGCTTGAATCCCTAAGGCAAAGCTGTGAATTTGTTTGTCCAAATGATGGCTTCCTGGATCAG CTCAAAATGTTTGAAGAAATGGGTTTCAGAGTTGATTACGCTAGCCCCATATACAAGCGTTTCCGCTTGAAAGTACTAG GAATTGTGATAGGTGATTCTTACAACCGTGGAGAAAGAATAGACAGTTCAAAATTTGGGACCGATCCTGATTTATCAGCAGCAAAAATCTCTTCTGAGGTTGAAACTAAAGCTAAAATAGATGCAATTCGTTCTCCCTTATACCGCTGTAAGAAATGTCGCAGAGTTGTTGCCCTGCAAGAGAATGTTGTCAATCATCTTCCAGGAGAGGGTGAAACATCCTTTGAGTGGAACAAGAGGAGAAGTGGCAACCCTTTCAACAAGCCTGAAGATAACGAGTGTTCATCTATCTTTGTTGAGCCTCTAGGCTGGATGACAACAG TTGAAGAAGGTGCACTTGAGGGCAAGCTGTTATGTGCCAAATGTGAGGCACGCCTAGGTTACTTCAATTGGTCGGGTATCCAGTGCAGTTGTGGGAGCTGGATTACACCAGCCTTCCAAATTCATAAAAGTCGAGTGGACATAAGCTCTGTCTAG
- the LOC113692788 gene encoding rhomboid-like protein 20 isoform X1, with product MNGGPSGFNNAPVTRILVIACVLFTIIFGIQGRSNKLGWSYEDIFKKFQIWKLILSIFGFASTPELIFGTYLLYYFRIFERQIGSNKYSVFILFSAIVSLVLEVLAMKIVKDSSLKTLTSGPYGLIFASFVPFYLDIPVSTRYRVFSLHFSDKTFIYVAGLQLLFSSWKRSLLPGICGILAGSLYRLNILRIRSMKFPEFIASFFSRLSWPSSGNIPPAAPARNTVGNMPSYAGRQVEGNYPAPVRSTVDPPEDSISTLVSMGFDRNSARQALIRARNDVNAATNILLESQAR from the exons ATGAACGGCGGCCCATCTGGTTTCA ATAATGCACCAGTGACGAGAATTTTGGTGATCGCATGTGTCCTTTTCACTATTATATTTGGGATCCAGGGCCGTTCTAATAAGCTTGGATGGTCCTATGAG GAtatattcaaaaaatttcaaatttggaaGCTGATACTGTCCATTTTTGGTTTTGCGTCTACACCAGAACTCATCTTTGGAACATATCTGCTTTATTACTTTCGTATATTTGAGAGGCAAATCGGCTCTAATAAGTACTCT GTGTTTATCTTGTTCTCTGCAATCGTCTCTTTAGTGCTTGAGGTccttgcaatgaaaattgttaAAG ATTCTTCCTTGAAGACTCTCACATCGGGTCCCTATGGTCTTATATTTGCTTCCTTTGTTCCTTTCTATCTTGACATACCAGTCTCGACTCGTTACCGTGTATTTAGCCTTCACTTCTCCGACAAGACATTTATATATGTAGCTGGTCTTCAG CTTCTTTTCTCATCATGGAAAAGATCTCTGTTGCCGGGGATCTGTGGCATTCTTGCTGGTTCCTTGTATCGTTTGAATATTCTCCGCATACGCAGTATGAAG TTTCCAGAATTTATcgcttctttcttctctcgacTTTCATGGCCATCTTCGGGGAATATACCACCTGCTGCACCAGCTAGGAATACTGTGGGAAATATGCCGTCCTATGCAGGTCGCCAAGTGGAG GGAAACTATCCTGCTCCTGTCCGTTCCACTGTGGACCCCCCAGAGGATTCTATTTCTACCCTTGTTTCAATGGGTTTTGACAGAAACTCTGCAAGGCAAGCTCTCATCCGCGCTAGAAATGATGTTAATGCAGCTACCAACATCCTTCTTGAGTCGCAAGCGCGCTGA
- the LOC113693761 gene encoding F-box protein At2g32560 isoform X2, with the protein MLLFLISCFSVILVSKSFFRPFGTWKRDMRMQAIPWFLGEVSRFLISWSARSKAARGFLHFLTSSLKKNGNGKAENVMVEGLEGEEYTLLDLPDLALECILERLSPFQLCSMAAVCTSLSERCSSDHLWEKHMKQKWGRLVGNAAYQQWQCYIASRNRAKLQESKRGKGLLGYFSIFSDKMWNRSRENEIVTEQRNSLPVDSVKAWYLAIETGKFRFPAQVYNRENGQVGFMLSCYDAELSYDSSTDTFIARYSAPGRRPTIEDNIKWNRIRAPAVDIPAHVLHVSDCLHDLKPGDHIEVQWRRNRDFPYGWWYGVVGHLESCTGQESHCQCHLNDSVVLEFKQYAPSSRWRQTIVNRRDHREVGNGADGFYGGIRKLCNENEISTWKSLWPTSTLE; encoded by the exons ATGTTgcttttcttgatttcttgcttctCTGTTATCCTAGTTTCCAAGTCATTTTTTAGGCCATTTGGGACTTGGAAGAGGGACATGAGAATGCAGGCGATTCCTTGGTTTTTGGGGGAAGTGTCGAGATTTTTGATATCTTGGTCTGCAAGAAGTAAGGCTGCCAGaggtttcttgcattttctgaCATCATCACTGAAGAAGAACGGTAATGGAAAAGCAGAGAATGTGATGGTGGAGGGCCTGGAGGGAGAGGAATATACTTTACTGGATTTGCCAGATTTGGCTTTGGAATGCATTCTTGAGAGGCTTTCTCCATTTCAGCTCTGTAGTATGGCTGCAGTTTGCACGTCTTTGAGTGAGAGGTGCAGCAGTGATCATTTATGGGAGAAACACATGAAGCAGAAATGGGGTAGATTGGTTGGTAATGCAGCGTATCAACAATGGCAATGCTACATTGCTTCAAGAAACAGAGCTAAGCTACAGGAGAGTAAAAGGGGAAAAGGATTACTTGGGTACTTTTCAATCTTCTCTGATAAGATGTGGAATAGATCAAGAGAAAATGAGATTGTTACTGAGCAGAGAAATTCCTTACCTGTAGATTCTGTAAAGGCTTGGTATCTTGCTATTGAAACCGGGAAATTCCGGTTTCCAGCCCAGGTTTATAACCGCGAG AATGGCCAAGTTGGGTTTATGCTCTCTTGTTATGATGCTGAGTTGAGCTATGATTCAAGCACAGACACCTTTATTGCAAG GTACTCAGCACCTGGGCGAAGGCCGACAATAGAGGACAACATAAAGTGGAATAGGATAAGGGCACCAGCAGTTGATATCCCTGCACATGTCCTTCATGTCTCAGATTGTCTGCATGATCTGAAACCTGGTGATCACATAGAGGTTCAGTGGAGAAGGAACAGAGATTTCCCATATG GTTGGTGGTATGGAGTTGTTGGACACTTGGAGTCATGCACAGGCCAGGAATCGCATTGCCAGTGTCATCTAAATG ACAGTGTAGTGCTGGAGTTCAAGCAGTATGCCCCTAGCTCGCGATGGAGACAAACAATCGTAAACAGGAGGGATCACCGAGAAGTAGGCAATGGAGCAGATGGCTTTTATGGAGGAATCAGAAAGCTATGCAATGAAAATGAGATTTCAACATGGAAAAGCCTTTGGCCAACCAGTACCTTAGAATAG
- the LOC113692786 gene encoding uncharacterized protein isoform X2 translates to MPYLVRENLFIGNIGDAADVLQHDIGEITHILSVLSSASISFFSEWRREILIPTEEIRKVYVGGSGTEDDSGDGSKSSLAPEKVLYSLEKAGKDLKFVRMAVPFRDTESEDLLDYLDVCLDFIDRSRKEGSVLVHCFAGVSRSAAIITAYLMRTEQLSQEDALESLRQSCEFVCPNDGFLDQLKMFEEMGFRVDYASPIYKRFRLKVLGDSYNRGERIDSSKFGTDPDLSAAKISSEVETKAKIDAIRSPLYRCKKCRRVVALQENVVNHLPGEGETSFEWNKRRSGNPFNKPEDNECSSIFVEPLGWMTTVEEGALEGKLLCAKCEARLGYFNWSGIQCSCGSWITPAFQIHKSRVDISSV, encoded by the exons ATGCCATACCTGGTGCGGGAGAATCTGTTTATTGGCAATATTGGGGATGCTGCAGATGTTCTCCAGCATGATATTGGTGAAATTACACATATATTATCAGTTCTCAGCTCCgcatcaatttcatttttctcagaATGGCGAAGGGAGATTCTGATCCCTACAGAAGAGATTCGTAAGGTGTATGTTGGGGGTTCAGGAACAGAGGATGATTCAGGTGATGGGTCCAAGAGTTCTCTGGCTCCAGAAAAGGTGCTGTATTCCTTAGAGAAAGCAGGGAAGGATTTGAAGTTTGTAAGGATGGCTGTACCATTCAGAGATACGGAGAGTGAGGATCTATTGGATTACTTGGATGTTTGTTTAGATTTTATTGACCGAAGTAGAAAAGAAGGGTCTGTATTGGTTCACTGCTTTGCTGGTGTATCAAGAAG TGCAGCTATTATTACAGCATATCTGATGAGGACTGAACAGCTATCCCAAGAAG ATGCGCTTGAATCCCTAAGGCAAAGCTGTGAATTTGTTTGTCCAAATGATGGCTTCCTGGATCAG CTCAAAATGTTTGAAGAAATGGGTTTCAGAGTTGATTACGCTAGCCCCATATACAAGCGTTTCCGCTTGAAAGTACTAG GTGATTCTTACAACCGTGGAGAAAGAATAGACAGTTCAAAATTTGGGACCGATCCTGATTTATCAGCAGCAAAAATCTCTTCTGAGGTTGAAACTAAAGCTAAAATAGATGCAATTCGTTCTCCCTTATACCGCTGTAAGAAATGTCGCAGAGTTGTTGCCCTGCAAGAGAATGTTGTCAATCATCTTCCAGGAGAGGGTGAAACATCCTTTGAGTGGAACAAGAGGAGAAGTGGCAACCCTTTCAACAAGCCTGAAGATAACGAGTGTTCATCTATCTTTGTTGAGCCTCTAGGCTGGATGACAACAG TTGAAGAAGGTGCACTTGAGGGCAAGCTGTTATGTGCCAAATGTGAGGCACGCCTAGGTTACTTCAATTGGTCGGGTATCCAGTGCAGTTGTGGGAGCTGGATTACACCAGCCTTCCAAATTCATAAAAGTCGAGTGGACATAAGCTCTGTCTAG